The following are encoded in a window of Chitinophaga sp. H8 genomic DNA:
- the dprA gene encoding DNA-processing protein DprA has translation MPQELMHQIALTQISQVGDIIAKKLLDHFGCASDIFNAKKHQLEKIEEVGSIRAAAIKRFQDYARIEKEIAFIEKYRIQPLFYTSTAYPQRLRHCYDSPVLLYFKGQTDFNTSRIINIVGTRQPSEAGRKICEQLVADLAPYNITIVSGMAYGIDIIAHKAAMQHQLATVGVLAHGLDRIYPATHKATALEMLENGGLLTDFISGTNPDKQNFPKRNRIVAGISDATIVIESRLRGGSLITADIANSYNRDVFTFPGRISDPQAAGCNDLIKTNRAMLITGAGDLLEVMGWQSAASSPPPVLQRPLFTNFSKAEQEVVNIIQNREPKHIDEIFRQSNLSNSQVATVLLQLQMQSIIKSLPGQVFQLV, from the coding sequence ATGCCCCAGGAATTAATGCACCAAATCGCGTTGACCCAGATTTCCCAGGTAGGAGATATCATTGCAAAAAAGTTGTTAGATCATTTTGGCTGTGCCAGTGACATTTTTAACGCCAAAAAACATCAGCTGGAGAAAATTGAAGAGGTAGGAAGTATCCGGGCTGCCGCCATCAAGCGTTTCCAGGACTATGCCCGCATAGAAAAGGAAATAGCTTTTATTGAAAAATACAGGATACAACCGCTTTTTTATACCTCAACGGCTTATCCGCAGCGGTTACGTCATTGCTATGACAGCCCCGTACTGCTTTATTTTAAAGGCCAAACGGATTTCAATACTTCCCGCATCATTAATATAGTAGGTACGCGTCAGCCTTCCGAAGCGGGCAGGAAAATATGTGAACAGCTCGTTGCAGACCTGGCCCCCTATAATATCACTATTGTAAGCGGAATGGCTTATGGTATTGATATTATTGCCCATAAAGCCGCCATGCAGCACCAACTTGCTACAGTGGGCGTATTAGCCCATGGCCTGGACCGCATTTATCCGGCTACCCATAAAGCCACCGCACTAGAGATGCTGGAAAATGGCGGCCTCCTGACTGATTTTATCAGTGGTACCAATCCTGACAAACAAAATTTCCCTAAGCGTAACCGTATTGTAGCAGGCATCAGTGATGCCACTATCGTGATAGAAAGCAGGTTGCGTGGTGGCTCCCTTATCACAGCCGATATTGCCAACAGCTATAACCGGGATGTGTTCACTTTTCCCGGCAGGATCAGCGACCCTCAGGCAGCAGGGTGCAATGACCTGATCAAAACCAACCGCGCCATGCTGATTACTGGCGCTGGAGACCTCCTGGAAGTAATGGGCTGGCAATCAGCGGCCTCATCTCCTCCGCCCGTATTGCAACGTCCGTTGTTTACAAATTTCAGTAAAGCGGAACAGGAAGTGGTCAACATTATCCAGAACAGGGAACCCAAGCATATAGATGAAATATTCCGGCAAAGTAACCTTTCCAATAGCCAGGTAGCTACCGTGCTATTACAGCTGCAAATGCAAAGTATAATTAAAAGCCTTCCTGGGCAGGTATTCCAGCTGGTTTAA
- the lnt gene encoding apolipoprotein N-acyltransferase, which produces MSRKFTPLLLCVCSGLLLGAAWPMLPFTPLIFFAFVPLLALTDLQQNRSGYFGLLLLSLLIWNVITTWWVGNTTVPASGVAANVFNALLMSIPWMAYKSTPKKWGSSLRYFSFIVCWLTFEYIHQQWELSWPWLTLGNVFATHPGWIQWYEYTGTSGGSLWILLSNITIYGIWQKYKQTTLPLKTVLVKEAWKPLAIILLPMLVSMLIPAPKNSGTNISVVVVQPNIDPYDEKFTSGTVQEQLAKFLKLTAQKLDSTTSYIIWPETALFPHGAWEEQLNSQSEVIAIREMLRKYPQAKLITGAVTVKRYLDEVPPLARQLEDGTFYDPYNTALQIDTSQSIQIYHKYKLVPGVELVPYMRYLKFMGSLALDFGGITGSYGREPGVSLFTDPVKQIKVFPTICYESVYSEYVAAHVRNGANLLVILTNDGWWGNTAGHKQHLQYARLRAIETRRWVARSANTGISAFIDPQGNIHDPQPYWQEAVMKATVTTSTDFTFYVRYGDLISRGALIFCILLIVYAIISRFIYNKQ; this is translated from the coding sequence ATGTCTCGGAAATTTACCCCCTTACTGCTTTGTGTGTGTAGCGGACTGCTTTTAGGAGCAGCATGGCCCATGCTTCCTTTCACACCACTTATTTTCTTTGCGTTTGTGCCTTTGCTCGCACTCACTGACCTGCAGCAAAACCGCAGTGGTTATTTTGGCCTGCTGTTGCTTTCATTACTGATATGGAATGTGATCACAACCTGGTGGGTAGGTAATACTACAGTACCAGCCAGCGGAGTAGCTGCCAACGTCTTTAATGCACTACTGATGAGTATTCCCTGGATGGCTTATAAAAGTACGCCTAAGAAATGGGGAAGCTCTTTGAGGTATTTTTCATTTATCGTATGCTGGTTAACGTTTGAATATATCCATCAGCAATGGGAGCTCAGCTGGCCCTGGCTTACACTGGGTAATGTATTTGCTACTCATCCCGGATGGATACAATGGTATGAATATACCGGTACCAGCGGGGGAAGCCTTTGGATATTACTTAGTAACATTACTATTTACGGTATCTGGCAAAAATATAAACAGACCACTCTCCCACTTAAAACCGTATTAGTAAAAGAGGCGTGGAAGCCGCTGGCCATCATCCTTTTACCTATGCTGGTCAGCATGCTGATCCCCGCTCCCAAAAACTCCGGCACCAATATTTCTGTAGTGGTAGTGCAGCCCAATATTGACCCCTATGATGAAAAATTCACATCCGGTACGGTACAGGAACAACTGGCCAAATTCCTGAAGCTGACGGCACAAAAACTGGATAGTACGACCAGTTATATCATCTGGCCGGAAACAGCCCTGTTTCCACATGGCGCCTGGGAAGAACAACTCAACTCACAAAGTGAGGTGATTGCCATTAGAGAAATGCTGAGAAAGTATCCACAGGCCAAACTTATTACAGGGGCTGTTACCGTTAAACGCTATCTGGATGAAGTACCACCATTAGCCAGGCAATTGGAGGATGGCACCTTCTATGATCCTTATAATACCGCATTACAAATAGATACCTCACAAAGTATACAGATCTATCATAAATACAAGCTCGTTCCTGGAGTAGAGCTGGTACCCTATATGCGCTATCTGAAATTTATGGGCAGCCTGGCATTGGATTTTGGCGGGATAACCGGCAGCTATGGCCGGGAACCTGGTGTATCTCTTTTTACGGATCCAGTCAAACAGATTAAAGTTTTTCCAACTATCTGTTATGAATCCGTATACAGCGAATATGTGGCAGCGCACGTGCGTAACGGGGCCAATCTGCTCGTCATCCTCACCAATGATGGCTGGTGGGGAAATACCGCAGGACACAAACAACATCTGCAATATGCCCGCCTCCGCGCTATTGAAACCCGGCGATGGGTAGCCCGCAGCGCCAATACCGGTATTTCTGCTTTTATTGATCCACAAGGCAATATACATGATCCCCAACCTTACTGGCAGGAAGCGGTTATGAAAGCAACTGTAACAACCAGCACTGATTTTACGTTCTATGTCAGGTACGGCGATCTAATTTCCAGAGGAGCACTGATATTTTGTATATTGTTGATTGTTTACGCCATTATTTCACGATTTATTTACAACAAACAGTAA
- the guaB gene encoding IMP dehydrogenase, whose product MPAGKSKPKFVAEGLTFDDVLLVPAYSEVLPKEVNISTQLTKNIRLNIPMVSAAMDTVTEANLAIALAREGGIGILHKNMSIERQAEMVRRVKRSESGMIMDPVTLQADATIGQALKLMKENGIGGIPIIDEAKKLVGILTNRDLRFERNTKRLVSEVMTKEKLITAPEGTDLKKAEKILQQYKIEKLPVVSKQGKLVGLITYRDILQLTSYPNGIKDEFGRLLAGAALGITPDLLDRAQALIHVGVDVVCLDSSHGHSIAVLNSLKKLKKAFPKLQVIAGNIATAEGALALAAAGADAVKVGVGPGSICTTRVVTGAGFPQLSAIMAAADALKKSGIPVIADGGIRYTGDMVKALAAGASCIMAGSIFAGVEESPGETIIYEGRKFKSYRGMGSIEAMQEGSKDRYFQDEDDIKKLVPEGIVGRVPYKGMLSEIVQQFVGGLRAGMGLCGAKDVKTLQAAQFVKITAATERENHPHDVVITKEAPNYSR is encoded by the coding sequence ATGCCTGCGGGAAAATCAAAACCGAAATTTGTAGCTGAAGGACTTACATTCGATGATGTACTCTTAGTTCCAGCCTACTCAGAAGTACTACCTAAGGAAGTAAACATCTCCACGCAATTAACCAAGAACATAAGATTGAACATTCCAATGGTGTCTGCCGCCATGGATACTGTTACAGAAGCCAATCTGGCCATTGCGCTTGCGAGAGAAGGCGGTATAGGCATCCTGCATAAAAACATGAGCATTGAACGGCAGGCTGAGATGGTGAGAAGGGTGAAACGTAGCGAAAGCGGCATGATCATGGACCCCGTAACGCTCCAGGCCGATGCTACCATCGGTCAGGCACTGAAACTGATGAAGGAAAATGGTATCGGTGGTATTCCCATTATAGATGAAGCTAAAAAACTGGTGGGTATCCTCACCAACCGCGACCTCCGCTTTGAAAGAAATACCAAAAGGCTGGTAAGCGAAGTAATGACGAAAGAAAAGCTCATTACCGCTCCGGAAGGAACAGACCTTAAGAAAGCAGAAAAAATACTCCAGCAATATAAGATCGAAAAACTCCCCGTGGTAAGCAAACAAGGTAAACTGGTAGGATTAATTACCTATCGCGATATCCTGCAGCTAACCAGTTATCCTAATGGCATAAAAGACGAATTCGGACGCTTACTGGCCGGAGCTGCACTGGGCATTACCCCCGACTTGCTGGACCGCGCACAGGCCCTTATCCACGTAGGTGTGGATGTTGTTTGCCTGGATAGCTCCCATGGTCATTCTATTGCAGTACTCAACAGCCTGAAAAAGCTGAAGAAAGCATTCCCTAAGTTACAGGTGATAGCAGGCAACATTGCTACTGCCGAAGGTGCACTGGCATTGGCAGCCGCTGGCGCTGATGCAGTAAAAGTAGGGGTAGGACCTGGTTCTATCTGTACTACCCGCGTTGTAACCGGTGCCGGATTCCCGCAACTGTCTGCTATTATGGCTGCTGCTGATGCGCTCAAAAAATCAGGTATCCCGGTCATTGCTGATGGCGGTATCCGCTATACCGGCGATATGGTAAAAGCATTAGCTGCAGGTGCTTCCTGCATTATGGCAGGATCCATTTTTGCAGGTGTGGAAGAAAGCCCCGGAGAAACCATCATCTACGAAGGACGTAAATTTAAATCCTACCGTGGGATGGGCTCTATTGAAGCCATGCAGGAAGGTAGCAAAGACCGTTACTTCCAGGATGAAGATGATATTAAAAAACTGGTACCTGAAGGCATCGTAGGCCGTGTTCCTTATAAAGGCATGCTGTCAGAAATAGTACAGCAGTTTGTAGGTGGATTACGTGCCGGAATGGGCTTATGCGGTGCAAAAGATGTAAAAACATTACAAGCTGCACAATTTGTGAAAATTACCGCTGCTACCGAAAGAGAAAATCACCCGCATGATGTGGTGATCACCAAGGAAGCACCTAATTACAGCAGATAA
- a CDS encoding 7-carboxy-7-deazaguanine synthase QueE: protein MTTLTTYTAGTLPVMESFYTIQGEGFHQGKAAYFIRLAGCDVGCHWCDVKDSWDASKHPVIPVEEIVSEAAAYPGRIAVITGGEPLMHNLDTLCKSLHKKGFQTHMETSGSSPLSGSWDWITLSPKKFKAPLPDICKQAHELKVVIFNKSDFAWAEKYAAQANKHCKLYLQPEWDRAAEITPLIIDYIKENPQWELSLQIHKYIHVP, encoded by the coding sequence ATGACAACTTTAACAACATATACAGCAGGTACCCTGCCAGTGATGGAAAGCTTCTATACCATACAGGGAGAAGGTTTTCACCAGGGCAAAGCAGCATATTTTATACGGCTGGCCGGCTGTGATGTAGGCTGCCACTGGTGCGATGTGAAAGATAGCTGGGATGCCAGCAAACATCCCGTGATTCCGGTGGAAGAAATCGTAAGTGAAGCTGCTGCTTATCCAGGGCGTATTGCTGTGATTACCGGTGGTGAACCCCTTATGCACAACCTCGATACTTTATGCAAATCCCTGCATAAGAAAGGATTCCAAACGCATATGGAAACATCCGGTTCTTCTCCATTAAGTGGTAGCTGGGACTGGATTACCCTATCTCCAAAAAAATTCAAAGCCCCCCTGCCCGACATCTGCAAGCAGGCGCATGAACTGAAAGTGGTGATCTTCAACAAGTCTGACTTTGCCTGGGCAGAAAAATATGCCGCACAGGCAAACAAACATTGTAAACTATATCTCCAACCCGAATGGGATCGTGCGGCTGAAATTACCCCACTTATCATCGATTACATCAAGGAAAATCCCCAATGGGAACTTTCTCTCCAGATACATAAGTACATACACGTGCCATAA
- a CDS encoding gliding motility-associated C-terminal domain-containing protein, producing MSYTFLRMNGNNYEYKVTLKLYRICGTGERVAELPEKIYFSVFDKATYQHAPGSPYLRSRSSKEVRELGQVDPCIVNPPSICFQIGTYEADISVASNAEGYIVAFQSCCRDNFMVNIVDEARPNDPLYPGTGATYFTELPGTNNSVPGNSSAVFAKDEAVLVCAGKNFTYDFSAKDKDGDRLEYSFCDAYSGGQTTPTETNIPPAAIAPNYSNVKYIPPYSGGSPLGPDVVIDKNTGIISGKAPPSGKYVVTVCVTEYRNNKVINIHRKDFHVNVTNCIKQVVAAMPEKYADCDSYTINFANNSTPGKEYRWHFGDGTRLVTTSQDVIPHTYAQPGTYTVKLFVDSTSSCGDSAMATAYVYPLLRPDFSFDGLCIQKLTRFTDRSVTNNGVDAMDYYRWDFGDTNLTNDTSLSINPTFQYAQPGTYTVQLFMRTVKGCERTITKPISVYDKPPLFTTNDTLLCKNDILQLKAESSQPGGSYSWTPNTAITGANTPTPTVRPQNDIDYTVTYTDVQSCINSHTIHIDVRDAIHVSTAADSTVCTGDPISLRAVSDGGDNYAYSWRDLTTNTEIGTTPNLTVTPAPPSNTYEIAVTLGTCKASDFIILKVVDPPKAFAGNDTTICYGDAVILHATGGSHYRWTPNINIEGPTRASTPARPKDTTVYTVIVTDDLGCPKEVSDDIKVSVVPPVPAFAGNDTIVIKNQPFQLHATGGASYTWTPADGLNSSTIPDPVTTINKDFTYRLTAYTVEGCKGTDDIHLRFMTGPEIYIPTAFSPNGDGLNDKFRPLPVGIVRMDFFRVFDRWGKLMFSTTEYMKGWDGTVNGKPANVGTYAWVVQGENIKGETVLRKGTVTLVK from the coding sequence ATGTCTTACACCTTTTTGAGAATGAATGGTAATAATTACGAGTATAAAGTTACCCTAAAGCTTTACCGTATCTGCGGTACGGGAGAGCGGGTTGCAGAACTACCTGAAAAGATCTACTTCTCTGTTTTCGACAAAGCTACTTATCAGCATGCACCAGGCTCCCCTTATCTGAGATCACGCAGTAGCAAAGAAGTAAGAGAACTCGGACAAGTGGATCCCTGTATTGTAAACCCTCCCAGCATCTGCTTCCAGATCGGCACCTATGAAGCTGATATTTCAGTAGCATCGAATGCGGAAGGATATATTGTTGCTTTTCAGAGCTGCTGCCGGGATAATTTCATGGTCAATATTGTAGATGAAGCACGACCTAACGATCCCTTATATCCTGGGACAGGTGCTACCTATTTTACTGAACTTCCGGGTACCAACAATAGCGTGCCGGGAAACAGCAGCGCCGTTTTTGCGAAAGATGAAGCGGTATTAGTATGTGCAGGAAAAAACTTCACGTACGACTTTTCTGCTAAAGATAAAGATGGTGACCGCCTGGAATATTCCTTCTGCGATGCCTATTCCGGCGGACAAACAACTCCCACCGAAACTAATATTCCTCCGGCAGCCATTGCACCTAACTATAGCAATGTAAAATACATTCCCCCTTATAGTGGTGGCAGCCCATTAGGACCTGATGTGGTGATTGATAAAAATACCGGTATTATTTCAGGTAAAGCGCCCCCTTCGGGAAAATATGTGGTAACAGTGTGTGTAACTGAATACCGGAATAATAAAGTCATCAATATACATCGTAAAGACTTTCATGTAAATGTAACCAACTGTATCAAACAGGTAGTAGCAGCTATGCCGGAAAAATATGCCGACTGCGATAGCTATACCATCAACTTTGCTAATAACAGTACACCGGGAAAAGAATATCGCTGGCATTTCGGAGATGGGACCCGCCTGGTTACTACCAGCCAGGATGTGATTCCACATACTTATGCACAGCCCGGCACCTATACAGTAAAACTTTTTGTAGATAGTACCAGCAGTTGCGGGGATAGTGCTATGGCTACCGCCTACGTATATCCGCTTTTACGTCCGGACTTTTCTTTTGACGGACTGTGTATTCAAAAGCTTACCCGTTTTACCGACAGGTCTGTTACCAACAATGGGGTTGATGCAATGGATTATTACCGGTGGGATTTTGGCGATACTAATCTCACCAATGACACTTCCCTTTCCATAAATCCAACTTTTCAATATGCACAGCCAGGTACTTATACCGTGCAGCTGTTTATGCGCACCGTAAAAGGATGTGAACGCACCATTACCAAACCGATCAGTGTATACGACAAGCCTCCGCTTTTTACTACCAATGATACCCTGCTTTGTAAAAATGATATATTACAGTTAAAAGCAGAGAGTTCACAACCGGGCGGCTCTTATAGCTGGACTCCTAATACAGCTATTACCGGGGCCAATACCCCCACTCCTACTGTGAGGCCTCAAAATGATATTGATTATACAGTTACCTATACTGATGTGCAAAGTTGTATTAATAGCCATACTATTCACATCGATGTACGCGATGCCATTCATGTATCTACTGCTGCTGATAGTACGGTATGTACAGGTGATCCCATATCGCTCCGGGCAGTGAGTGATGGTGGTGATAACTATGCCTACAGTTGGCGCGATCTGACCACCAATACTGAAATAGGTACTACCCCAAATCTTACAGTTACCCCTGCTCCACCCAGCAATACTTACGAAATAGCCGTAACCCTGGGTACCTGTAAGGCAAGTGATTTTATCATACTTAAAGTCGTGGATCCTCCCAAAGCCTTTGCAGGAAATGATACAACTATCTGTTATGGAGATGCTGTCATTTTACATGCCACCGGTGGTTCCCATTACCGGTGGACACCTAACATAAACATAGAAGGTCCTACCCGTGCCAGCACCCCTGCCCGGCCTAAAGACACTACCGTTTACACAGTTATAGTAACGGATGATCTGGGTTGTCCTAAAGAAGTAAGTGATGATATAAAAGTAAGTGTAGTACCTCCAGTACCTGCCTTTGCTGGTAACGACACTATTGTGATAAAAAATCAGCCTTTTCAGCTACATGCTACAGGTGGGGCAAGCTATACCTGGACGCCTGCAGATGGGTTAAACAGCAGCACTATTCCGGATCCTGTTACTACCATTAATAAGGATTTTACTTACCGGCTCACCGCCTATACAGTAGAAGGCTGCAAAGGCACAGATGATATCCACCTTCGGTTTATGACAGGCCCCGAAATCTATATTCCCACCGCTTTCTCCCCCAACGGTGATGGGTTGAATGATAAGTTCCGGCCATTACCGGTAGGAATCGTACGAATGGACTTCTTCCGGGTATTTGACCGCTGGGGAAAACTTATGTTTTCGACTACAGAATACATGAAGGGATGGGATGGTACCGTAAATGGTAAACCCGCCAATGTAGGCACTTATGCCTGGGTAGTACAGGGTGAAAATATAAAGGGGGAAACCGTCCTGAGAAAGGGAACTGTTACACTCGTCAAATAA
- a CDS encoding alpha/beta fold hydrolase, producing the protein MWKESGNPHIAYQIDGQGPAVMLLHGFPENSYVWEHQQAFLKAHFKVIIPDLPGSGKAPLTTPLTMDTMADYIHAILLAENINEVVMIGHSMGAYVALAFAEKYPQLLKGLGLFHSTAAADSEEKKTARLKSIKMMQQYGSETFLRQTLPNMFSPAFKSRQPERVEAYIKMGMQCKQESLIAYYEAMIQRPDRKTVLQSLQVPVLFIIGKDDNAIPIDSILPQVTLPAVSSIYIFEEVGHMGMWEAFEESNAAVQQFVNFCQR; encoded by the coding sequence ATGTGGAAAGAATCCGGCAACCCGCATATCGCCTACCAGATAGATGGACAAGGCCCGGCAGTAATGCTGCTGCATGGTTTTCCTGAAAACAGTTATGTTTGGGAACATCAGCAGGCTTTCTTAAAGGCGCATTTTAAGGTGATCATACCAGACCTGCCCGGTAGCGGGAAAGCTCCGTTAACAACGCCGCTTACTATGGATACCATGGCAGATTACATACATGCCATCCTGTTAGCCGAAAATATTAACGAAGTAGTGATGATAGGTCACTCGATGGGCGCCTATGTAGCATTAGCATTTGCAGAGAAATACCCACAGCTGTTAAAAGGCCTGGGGCTGTTTCACTCCACTGCTGCTGCCGACAGTGAAGAAAAGAAAACAGCCAGGCTAAAATCAATAAAGATGATGCAGCAATACGGCAGTGAAACATTTTTGCGCCAAACACTTCCCAATATGTTCAGCCCCGCCTTCAAAAGCCGGCAGCCGGAGCGTGTGGAAGCCTACATAAAAATGGGCATGCAATGCAAACAGGAAAGCCTGATTGCTTATTATGAAGCCATGATACAACGCCCTGATCGTAAAACTGTACTACAGTCTTTACAGGTGCCGGTATTATTTATTATTGGGAAAGATGATAATGCCATCCCTATAGATAGTATACTGCCACAAGTAACTTTACCAGCTGTAAGCAGTATTTATATTTTTGAAGAAGTAGGACATATGGGTATGTGGGAAGCATTTGAAGAAAGTAATGCAGCTGTACAACAGTTTGTTAATTTTTGTCAACGTTAA
- a CDS encoding OmpA family protein, whose amino-acid sequence MTMNKLALLLTGCLLSCLHMRAQVVTYDNAPKKAKASFDNAVTAIGNYQMEEAVRYLQAAITIAPNFVDAYGQLGITCVQLKKYPEAVQYFEKLKQLDTTALKPAMLSYCRAMAGTGNFAGALQLINTYLQTTKRKNPVADKLKSNYEFAVKAAATQVPFQPHNLGNAINSKDPEYFPSITIDGNTLVFTRRVNGRNEDFFLSQRDSSGWLPATDMGEPINTAFNEGAQNISQDGTMLVFTGCEFPRGFGSCDIYYALKTKDGWQEPQNIGAPINTRAWESQPCLSPDKQTLYFVRETADNGADIFMSHYQPNGKWSEPERLGPNINTPGRETTPFIHADNQTLYFASDTHPGFGGMDLFYSRRQPDGSWGPAVNLGYPINTIDEDASMIVAANGKTAYFASDRADSRGALDIYSFELYDAARPLQTLYVKGYVYDVKTNGRIPANIELTDLQNGLTVSTVKSDPQGNFLVPLPVGKDYAFNVNKSGYLFYSDNFSLKDKNPETPFEKNIPLQPIEANASVVLHNIFFDSKAYALKPSSVSELEKLIRLLKENPTMKIEISGHTDNVGSDKDNLLLSENRAKAVVNYLTEKGIAAGRLTAHGYGETQPLAGNETEEGRAQNRRTAFKVISL is encoded by the coding sequence ATGACTATGAACAAACTTGCCCTGTTATTGACCGGTTGCCTGTTATCATGCCTGCATATGCGGGCACAGGTGGTCACTTATGATAACGCTCCTAAAAAAGCTAAAGCCAGCTTCGATAATGCTGTAACTGCTATCGGCAACTACCAGATGGAAGAAGCAGTCCGCTACCTGCAGGCAGCCATTACTATCGCGCCTAATTTTGTAGATGCCTATGGCCAGCTGGGAATTACCTGTGTACAACTAAAAAAGTATCCGGAGGCAGTGCAATATTTTGAAAAACTTAAACAACTGGATACCACAGCATTAAAACCAGCCATGCTATCCTATTGCCGGGCAATGGCCGGTACAGGAAATTTCGCAGGTGCATTGCAGTTAATTAATACCTATCTGCAAACTACCAAGCGGAAAAATCCTGTGGCCGACAAACTAAAAAGCAACTATGAATTTGCCGTAAAAGCAGCCGCCACCCAGGTGCCCTTTCAGCCACATAACTTAGGTAATGCCATCAATAGCAAGGATCCGGAATACTTTCCTTCTATCACCATTGATGGCAATACCCTGGTTTTTACCCGCCGCGTAAATGGCAGGAACGAAGACTTTTTTCTGTCGCAACGCGACAGCTCCGGATGGCTCCCGGCAACAGATATGGGAGAACCCATCAATACTGCTTTTAATGAAGGTGCACAAAATATTTCCCAGGATGGTACCATGCTCGTATTTACCGGATGTGAGTTCCCCCGCGGATTTGGCAGCTGTGATATTTACTATGCACTGAAAACGAAAGACGGATGGCAGGAACCACAAAACATAGGTGCGCCTATTAATACACGTGCCTGGGAATCACAGCCCTGCCTTTCTCCGGATAAACAAACGCTTTACTTTGTCCGGGAAACAGCAGATAATGGGGCTGATATCTTTATGAGCCATTACCAACCCAATGGAAAATGGAGTGAGCCTGAAAGATTAGGCCCGAACATCAATACACCCGGCAGAGAAACCACCCCCTTCATTCATGCAGATAATCAAACCCTCTACTTTGCATCTGATACCCACCCCGGATTTGGGGGCATGGATCTTTTTTACTCCCGCCGGCAGCCCGATGGCAGCTGGGGGCCGGCTGTAAATCTGGGTTATCCCATCAATACCATTGATGAAGATGCGAGTATGATCGTGGCGGCTAATGGTAAAACCGCCTACTTTGCCTCCGATCGTGCCGACAGCCGGGGAGCACTGGATATATACAGTTTTGAATTGTATGATGCAGCCAGACCATTACAAACCTTGTATGTAAAAGGCTATGTGTATGATGTAAAAACCAATGGACGGATACCTGCAAATATTGAGCTGACCGATCTTCAGAACGGACTGACTGTGAGCACAGTAAAAAGTGATCCGCAAGGCAACTTCCTGGTACCTCTGCCTGTAGGAAAAGACTATGCTTTTAATGTAAATAAAAGCGGTTATCTGTTCTACTCAGATAACTTTTCCCTGAAGGATAAAAACCCGGAAACACCTTTTGAAAAAAACATTCCTTTACAGCCTATTGAAGCCAATGCCAGTGTTGTTTTACACAACATCTTCTTTGATTCAAAAGCATATGCACTGAAGCCGTCTTCTGTTTCAGAACTGGAAAAACTCATCCGCCTGCTAAAGGAAAATCCTACCATGAAAATAGAAATCAGTGGCCATACGGATAATGTAGGAAGCGATAAAGATAACCTGCTGCTTTCAGAAAACAGGGCCAAAGCAGTAGTTAACTACCTGACAGAAAAAGGAATAGCAGCTGGCCGTCTCACTGCGCACGGCTATGGCGAAACCCAACCGCTGGCAGGAAATGAAACAGAAGAAGGACGCGCACAAAACAGGCGCACCGCATTTAAAGTGATCAGCTTATAA
- a CDS encoding 5'-nucleotidase, lipoprotein e(P4) family: MSIKWLWIGIVMVGATACKTMQPVKEQSPHTWLIPSGPAWAALWQQQAAEYKALCFQAYQLAALRLDQYLLHKGSKPLAIVTDIDETILDNSPYNVHQALKGEGYTEKTWMEWTAKAVADTVPGALTFLKYAASRGVHVFYITNRVEAERAATLENLRHWQFPDADDAHLLLKTTTSGKEARRQQVLQTHDIVLLMGDNLSDFAAIFDKKPYEERASAAKNAAADFGSRFIVLPNPMYGDWEGALYNFQYNLSVPRKDSILKSRLKNY; the protein is encoded by the coding sequence ATGAGCATTAAATGGTTATGGATAGGTATAGTGATGGTAGGAGCAACGGCCTGCAAAACAATGCAACCTGTTAAAGAGCAGTCACCACATACCTGGCTGATACCATCCGGTCCGGCATGGGCAGCGCTCTGGCAGCAACAAGCGGCAGAATATAAGGCATTGTGTTTTCAGGCATACCAGCTGGCAGCATTGCGGTTGGATCAGTATCTGCTGCATAAAGGAAGTAAACCCCTGGCGATTGTAACGGATATAGATGAGACCATACTGGATAACAGTCCTTATAACGTGCATCAGGCTTTAAAAGGGGAGGGCTACACAGAGAAAACCTGGATGGAATGGACGGCAAAAGCGGTAGCAGATACAGTACCAGGTGCATTAACTTTTCTTAAATATGCAGCCTCCAGAGGCGTACATGTTTTTTATATCACCAACCGTGTGGAAGCCGAACGGGCAGCTACCCTTGAAAACCTTCGTCATTGGCAGTTTCCTGATGCGGATGACGCCCATTTATTGCTGAAAACCACCACTTCCGGTAAGGAAGCGCGCCGGCAACAGGTATTACAAACACATGATATTGTGTTGCTTATGGGGGATAATCTCAGTGATTTTGCGGCTATTTTTGACAAAAAACCTTATGAAGAAAGAGCCAGTGCCGCTAAAAATGCAGCGGCTGACTTTGGCAGCAGGTTTATAGTGTTACCTAATCCCATGTATGGTGATTGGGAAGGCGCCTTGTATAATTTTCAATACAATTTAAGTGTACCCCGCAAGGATTCCATCTTAAAAAGCAGGTTAAAGAATTACTAG